GCCCCGGACAATACTGCCAACAAACCCGAAGTAAAAAAACGATGAAAGTTAAATACCAAATCAAAGGAATGCCCTCTGATTAATTTCATGAATGAAAGCAAATCCTTCCATTTACGATTTTTATCAAACGTCCAAACTTCCTTTAAAAAAGGATGGTTATCATAAACAGTTTCATTGCCTTTTTTCACCAAAAGGTAGATATTATCATCAGGGAAATGCTTATGCCAGGTTTCCAGAGCAGATGAAATGAGAATGGCATCTCCAATAAAAGCGGTTTGAATGAACAAAACCTTGCGTTTCATCTTCAGGCACCCGATCTTTTCGTTTTGTATCCCAAATCTTGAAGAATCTTTATCACTACATCCCTTTTATCCCCTTGAATAATGATATCTCCGTCTTTCACGCTGCCTCCGGTAGAACATTTCTTTTTGATATACGCAGCCAATTCGTTTAATTTTGAAGTACTACCCATAAATCCGGACACAATCACTACAGTTTTTCCTCCTCTGTGATTTTTTTCGAGTTTAACGACCAATGTTTGTTCCTGTGGCGGTATATCCTCAAGATTTTCTTCATCTTCTTCCTCTTCATAAGAAAACCAACCGGAGGATGTGGAATAAACCAAACCGTCGTTTTCGTCTTCTATTTGCTTTTTTTTCTTACGACCCATAGATTTAAACATTTCGGAATTACTTTAATTTGTATTTCTTTGCCGGTATGATAAGGTTCTCCGTCTAAATGAACAAAATCAAACTGACTCTTTATTTCTACTTCCTTGATTTTTAACTCACTGTAATTGTCTTGCAAAAGTTCAAATTGTCTGTTTTGCATAATGCGGAAAAGTTTATACCATTGATAAAAAGGCAGGTATTTAATATTGACCAGGTTTAAAAAACCGTCATCCGGCAAAGCATCTTTGGAAATATAAAAACCGTTGCCAAAATGATTGAAATTGGCAATGGTAAGAAAAAGGCCATATTTTTTTAATTTGACACCATTAAAATAGACCCAAAATTCATAATTTTCAATTCTTGGCATCATCCGTGAAACTGACCAAACATATCCGGGTATGCCTCTAATAGGTAAACGATCAAAAGTGTCGGCAACCAATGCATCGAATCCAAGACCACAGGTTGACAGAAATATTTGATTGTTGCACCACCCGGCATCAACAGTCAGCCATTCACCTTCGTCAAAATGATTGAGCAAATACAGAATATTGTCGGTCGTTCCAATTTCTTTTGCCACTCCATTACCCGATCCTATAGGAAAAATACACATTGCCATATCACTGTGCAAAATTTCTCCGGCAACGGATCTGACTGTTCCGTCACCACCACAGACCAACAACTTTTTGATTCCGGATGAACGGGCTAATTTGATCAAATCCTGTGTTGTCGTTTGGTCTTCGAGAATAAATAACTTGAAACGATCATTCTTTTTTGTACTCGTAAAGTGTTTAATTTTTTTTAAAATTCGGGAGGTTGTGAATCTATTTCCCGAACGGGGATTAAAAAGAATCCATATTTTTTTTTCTTTATTCACTTAGCAGGAGTCATTTGATTGTATAAAACCCGGTAATTGAATGAATAAATCAATGCACTTGCCATTGAATGGTATTTTTTTACCAAATCTTCACGAGTATCTAATAGATTGTGTTTCAAATGTATGTCGTTTGATTGATAAAGCCCCACAGGACTGTCTTTTGATTGGTAAAAATAATATTTTCCATCATACAACAAAAATGTTTGATTTTTATATGCCATAAAAAAACGTTGTTTTATCGTAGAATCACGATAACTTTTCCCCCAAGCAAGCAATGTATCTTGCCAACCCATATAATCGACCAATGAAGGATAAACATCGGATTGTTGCATTAAGGTATCAATCTTTTCAAAGTGATCTGTTTCAGGATCATAAATAAAAAATGGCACAGAATAGATTCCGGTGGGTGTTTCATATATATCGTGCATGGCTACCGAAGTATGATCGGCCGTAAACACAAATAAAGTGTTTTTAAACTTTGGATGTTGTTTGTATTTTTCAAAAAATTTCCGAATCGACCAATCGGTATATGCAATTGTTTTCAAAATAGGGATTTGTCCTTCGGGAAATTTTTTTTCTAATTCTTGAGGAATCTTAAAAGGATGATGCGATGACAAACTGAAAAATACACAAAGAAAAGGTTCTTTTTGTTTCGTTATTTTATCCAGCATAAAATCCAAGAAATAATGGTCATATATACCCCAGGTGCCGTCGTAATGTGATTTTTCAGGGTATTCATTCATAAAATAAGCATTATCAAATCCAACAATTTGAGCGAGCAAATCAAAGCTCATACTACCGTTTTTTGCACCATGAAAAAACATACTGCTATATCCGTTTTTACGTGCAGACGCAACCAAACTATTAATTTTATTTACAGAAAATGGTGAAGTAACATATGAATCATCAAGCCATGGCGGAATGCCGGTCAATAGAGTCGTCACTCCGTCAAGAGAATGCAAACTGTTGGCATAAAAATTGTCAAATACGATGCTGTGTCTGATCAAGCTATCGAGAAATGGCGTATATTTGGATTCTTTGTTGAAAAAACCAATGTATTCTTTGGAAAAGCTTTCCAATATAAAGAAAACAATGTTTTTCTGACGGGGTTGATTATTGCTAAAAACTGATATGGGATGAAAAAATCTTTCGGCCTCGTCTAAATTTTTCACATCCCCGGGTAAAAATATTTCGGGCTCAAACAATGATTTCAACAAAACAAACGGAGTGTTTAATACATATACCGTCAATTGCGGTCTTGCATATATGGCCGCATTTGCCGAGGATATCGGCTTCAGTTGTATGCCTCCTCTCAAAATAATGATGCTGAGTGGTATCCAAAATAATAAATTCAATAATTTTACTTTACTTTTAACCGGATCATATTTTTGCCAATTTAATTCCAATCCGGTCAACTTTTTACTGAAATAATATAGAGAAACTATCAGCAATACAATGATCGCCCAATAATCCTTGAAATAAACCATCATTTGATCGCCCATATTTTTGTTGGCCGCAATAATGGATAAAGAGCTTTTTGATGTGCGTTTGTGGGTAAACTCATACCAGGCCACATCCAACAAATTGCTTATCAATACAAATACTATACCTATTAAAGCCAAAGATAATGTAAACCGGATAAACCACATTTTTTTGACAGGTATGTGAACCAATAAAAAGTATATCCCAAAAACCATCATCAAAGCAGATAAATCAAACCTGATACCACCTAACCAAATTCTAAGCATCTCAACGACAGAAGCAACCGGAGGATTAAATATCATAAAAACGACACGGCAATAAAGAAAAATGGTCAACAAAAAAAACAAACGAATAAAATTCCGTTTATTCAAACTTAACCATTGATTCCAATACCCGGACATTTTACTTTGGCTTAATTAAAATCACATTTTTCACAAGAATTTTTCTTACTCTTTTTCAGAAAATAATTACCGAGGTAGATTACAGACAAAACCAACAATATGATCAAAATAATTTCTTGCATTATAAATGATAAAAATATTTTGCCGTAAAATTACACATTAGAAAAAGAATTTGCATATCAAATCAAAAGATTTAATGTAATTGACTTGTTTAGAAACGTTATTATTCACGGAGAATTCCATTTTTTGATTAATAAAATTATAAATGGTAAAAATTAGATTAAAATTTTTCCGGTAGGCATAATGAATTGACTCACCGGCTTTAAAAATACAATTGCCTTAACTCTTCTTTTAGGGCATCCACCACAATCTCATGCATACTTTTCTTTTGACCCAAATTAAGTTCAAGAAGTTTGCCGGCAAGATCAAGAGCAGGTTTTTCAGGACCGGTTTTTTCGGCCAGGTTATTGATTAGTGCAATGGTTTCGTCCTTGTAGGTTTTGATAGCTTTCCAAACTGTAGAAGACAAATAAAGTTGTTGTGTCAGATTATGTTCAAATTCGGCATTCATGCCTTTGACCATATATTGTTGCAGTTGTCTGACAGTTAGTCCGGGTTGATGATATCGCATCACCAATTGATCGATACTGTTTCTTTCCAAAAACAATATCATTCTTTCGTATGCCTGAATTCTTAATGGAGTGATAACTTCGTAGTTTTTGATTTGAATCGAACGTTGATAGCGTTTTTCCTGGTCATTAAAGAAATTTTGAAACAAAACGTAAATCAAAATACCAATGCCACCCAAACTTATGACATATACGGCCAAAAGAACCCATTCATTCATAACGAAAATTTATTTTACAAAGAAATGAAAAAATCAAAGATTTCATCATAATTTATGCTTAATCAACCGACAATATGGTAATTTCTGTTCTCCGGTTGAGAGCACGTCCTTCTTCAGTTTCATTTGTTGCAATGGGCTTCGTATCGGCATACCCCTTAAAACTTAACCTTGAGGCATCAATGCCATTGCGAATCAAATATTCATATACTTTTTGGGCTCTTCGTTCCGACAACAACAAGTTGTCTCGGTATTTACCAACATTGTCAGTATGGCCCGATATTTCAATTTTTACCCGCGGGTTCTCTTTTAAAAATTCTGCCAATTTGTTTAATTCTACACGAGATTTTTCCTCTAAATCAAATTTAGCAGTTTCGTAAAAAATATTTTTGAGAATAATGGTGTTTCCGGGTTTGATCGGTTGTAAGGGTACATCTTTTTCAACGGGTTTGCCATCTTGCCCTGCAATCAATTCAAAGTGATCGGAATAAAACATGTATCCTTTCTTAGATACATTCAAAGCATATTCCCTACCTAAGGGCAGTACAAGCAAAAACTCGCCGGTTTCAGGATAGGAGTATGATTCGGCGATCACAGAATCGGCTTTCAGATCGATAAGTTGAAACCTTGCTTCTAGTGGGCGTTTTGTGTCTGCATCAAAAATTTTTCCTTTAAAATACGAAACCGGTAATGGTTTTGCATGCTCGGGCATTTCAAAAGCATAAAGATCGAGTTCACCCAGTCCTCCACTTCTGTCGCTGGCAAAAAATGCAAGTTTACCGTCAGACGAGACCAACACACTGTTTTCATCGGCGTGTGTATTGACAGGATAACCAAGATTGACCGGTTCGCCCCATGTGCCATCATCTTGCAAGCGTGAATAGAAAATATCTACTCCACCCATGCCGGGATGACCATTGGAAGAAAAATAAAGCGTTTTACCATCGGGATGAATATAAACCGATTCTTCGGTAAATGGGGTGTTTACTTTACCGGGAATAGGTTTGGCTTCGGTCCATGTGCCATTTTCCAGCAACCTGCTGTAGTATATGTCTTGTTGTTTGCTTCCGTCACGGTTTTTTACACCACGGACAAAATAAAGTGTTTTGCCGTCGGCAGAAAACGAAGGTTGCGATTCCCAATGAGGTGAATTTATTTTACTGCCCAGGTTGACGGGACGAGACCAACGGGTACCAAGATTGCGTGTAAAAAATATATCACAACTGCCAAAACCTTTACGACCTTCGCCATAATCTCCATAAATTTCGCATGCAGTAAAAAACAAATATTGCCCGTCGGCAGACAGACTCGGAGCGCCTTCATTCATGAATGAGTTGACCGGAGGACCTAAATTTACCGCTTTCTCCCAAGAAGCATCAGGATTATTTTGTTTTTTTCTTGCCACATAAAAATCTTCATTGTATCCGGTAGGAGTATTTTTGTCAATCAATCTTCGGGTAAAAAGAAAATATGTATTATCGGCTGTAATGGCCGGAAAATACTCGCTCAACGGAGAGTTGATGGCCGGTCCCAGATTGATGGGATTAAATGGTACGGGATTTTGCATGGCTTTTCTAGCAAATGCACAATTGGCCAATTCTTTCATTGCTTGTTGCTCAAAAGAAGAATACTTTTGTTTGTAATTTTTTAAAAATATATTGAGAAAATATTCGGCTGAATCATACAAACCATGGTTGACATACAATTCTCCAACCCACACATACAAAGGAGGATAAAAATCCGGATTGACCGATAATGCCTTTTTATAATATTCAAAAGATTTTTTTTTGTCACTTTTCAAAGTATACATATCGCCAAGATAAATATACGGCTCTACCATAGAAGGATCTTTTTTAAGCGCCATCAGAAAATTTACTTCTGCTTTTTCCCATTCATTCATTTGAAATGCTTTAATGCCTTCTTCATACAACGCTATGGCCTTTTTGTTGGTGGTTGAATATTGTTGTGCAAGAATTGGCGGGAAAGCACATAATAATAACAACAATAAAGTAAAAAATCGTTTCTTTTTCATGGAATATTTAAATATTTATGAATTTGTAAACAAATTTGCCATTGAGGATTTTGCAAAACATATGCCACTATCAATGGCATCACTTTTTCGCGGACCGACCATTCCGGTTGTAAAAACAATTTTGTACCGTTTTTGACCTTATTGGCATAATGTTCGGCCCATTTAAAATCGTGATGGTTATAAATGACAATTTTTAGTTCATTGGCTGCCTTAATCACTTCATCAAGCGGTGGTTTGAATTTTTTAGGTGACAAACAGATCCAATCCCACTG
The Vicingaceae bacterium genome window above contains:
- a CDS encoding translation initiation factor, which encodes MFKSMGRKKKKQIEDENDGLVYSTSSGWFSYEEEEDEENLEDIPPQEQTLVVKLEKNHRGGKTVVIVSGFMGSTSKLNELAAYIKKKCSTGGSVKDGDIIIQGDKRDVVIKILQDLGYKTKRSGA
- a CDS encoding sulfatase, which encodes MSGYWNQWLSLNKRNFIRLFFLLTIFLYCRVVFMIFNPPVASVVEMLRIWLGGIRFDLSALMMVFGIYFLLVHIPVKKMWFIRFTLSLALIGIVFVLISNLLDVAWYEFTHKRTSKSSLSIIAANKNMGDQMMVYFKDYWAIIVLLIVSLYYFSKKLTGLELNWQKYDPVKSKVKLLNLLFWIPLSIIILRGGIQLKPISSANAAIYARPQLTVYVLNTPFVLLKSLFEPEIFLPGDVKNLDEAERFFHPISVFSNNQPRQKNIVFFILESFSKEYIGFFNKESKYTPFLDSLIRHSIVFDNFYANSLHSLDGVTTLLTGIPPWLDDSYVTSPFSVNKINSLVASARKNGYSSMFFHGAKNGSMSFDLLAQIVGFDNAYFMNEYPEKSHYDGTWGIYDHYFLDFMLDKITKQKEPFLCVFFSLSSHHPFKIPQELEKKFPEGQIPILKTIAYTDWSIRKFFEKYKQHPKFKNTLFVFTADHTSVAMHDIYETPTGIYSVPFFIYDPETDHFEKIDTLMQQSDVYPSLVDYMGWQDTLLAWGKSYRDSTIKQRFFMAYKNQTFLLYDGKYYFYQSKDSPVGLYQSNDIHLKHNLLDTREDLVKKYHSMASALIYSFNYRVLYNQMTPAK